One window from the genome of Tachysurus vachellii isolate PV-2020 chromosome 5, HZAU_Pvac_v1, whole genome shotgun sequence encodes:
- the mylipb gene encoding LOW QUALITY PROTEIN: E3 ubiquitin-protein ligase MYLIP-B (The sequence of the model RefSeq protein was modified relative to this genomic sequence to represent the inferred CDS: inserted 1 base in 1 codon; deleted 1 base in 1 codon; substituted 1 base at 1 genomic stop codon), with amino-acid sequence MYCRVTRPDSVVMEVLINPRANVEHCLNKVKLGIIEVDYFRLQFTGSKAESIXLKLRSQISQQVDNMSQCRLKLSVKFFIEPHLILQEQTRHLFLLQLKEALCDXSLSLNSEQVVELCALLSQAEFCDYNLNTVKYCYKQISCTMNSQISSQIKLQHHLARHTEIHGTSQASAEYQALQLFSTLENYGVE; translated from the exons ATGTATTGTCGTGTAACTCGACCTGATTCAGTAGTTATGGAGGTGCTGATTAATCCTAGAGCGAATGTAGAACACTGTCTAAATAAGGTGAAG CTGGGAATCATTGAGGTGGACTACTTTAGGCTGCAGTTCACTGGGAGTAAAGCAGAGAGCATTTAGTTAAAACTAAGAAGC CAAATCTCTCAGCAAGTGGACAACATGTCCCAGTGCAGACTAAAGCTGAGTGTGAAGTTCTTCATAGAGCCACATCTCATCCTGCAAGAACAAAC AAGGCATTTGTTCTTGCTGCAACTGAAGGAGGCTCTGTGTG GAAGCCTGAGTCTGAACTCGGAGCAGGTGGTGGAACTTTGTGCCCTTTTGTCCCAGGCAGAATTCTGCGATTACAATCTGAACACAGTCAAGTATTGCTATAAACAGATCAGTTGCACCATGAACAG TCAGATCAGTTCTCAGATTAAATTGCAG catCACTTGGCAAGGCACACAGAGATCCATGGCACGAGTCAAGCTTCAGCAGAGTATCAAGCCCTGCAGTTATTTTCCACTCTGGAGAACTATGGTGTGGAGTAA